Proteins encoded in a region of the Oncorhynchus clarkii lewisi isolate Uvic-CL-2024 chromosome 18, UVic_Ocla_1.0, whole genome shotgun sequence genome:
- the LOC139372467 gene encoding CRACD-like protein isoform X2, whose protein sequence is MDTNAGEVEDSGEELTGRKKSRFKLLKSRLFGRLKRKETEGLMKQSQSASDVTADVIAQRDDDSEDDCLGGPNKLGSRALSHDSIFLADQSQSSSEPTRVLSQENVHSRIRELQLKLQRQNMCLGPPPLLIPGKRMEDSGATSEDDGLPQSPPEILFHDRTAQGPSYKFPDTHRHHSSLSLAGTGSEEEEQCLSQPSSRPLSPNPASPCDPEPSPAVDFTSPAQYTPSLDSSAARHRMSVKPRNQRASAKGRKGPLRASRLGSESLSDLDPDQPLSEREEEQDGTEDEDREEEEERERLFSSSPKDSEEKPWQSVPPGGQKEVLKRQESSETEGRVTTNPLYLQAMTSPLPEPMTKTSILETPSLPTPPSAAVEEPQKPPEPIRVKRPRTLIQDNSDRGSRPGSTSEKTLSRPLSPVYGSDNVTSITNQLPSKEKPEENMTPATSNKGDRLSRNTQGVSLADTSSSTHHSALPTPASRVIRQTQRPAFERESVRETTAVPLSGVNEETSKLDLVQRTTAPPTGHEDTLPRANSFSTSSLRQRSKSATGRVQTGTRNEEMNAEGKGGEGLVAKNPHQESVRRQEVKPEQVTFKGLKENQPQPSPQERNVQTEVEVVEETGLKGGEKRDGQSEGNEEKEQEQERRSAFGVKLRTTSQSLKYRLQRDQEFRVKCPIVSTTAEPVKGEIGTSSKARDDLANKASRKGPSQVSDCLPPYTPDRNRLNENQDKGPSSRPALGLPRWAETPGSNGSAGSEPVWMSMAREKTRSLQQHLSPETVPGTGGTTTPQYTPSPLPAPTPAPQPRLQPTAQPSTQPPSQSQPSTKTASQKQTSPPVVQPPSQPIPSGRPILRGMHLTAKLKTLPSDQPNTQTASQPTPQGTAQQLTQPSSQPHTPTRPTLRGASERSSTSLKRAEKMPVEKWTERVLPTGTMEESSNGQIEIHIANPEIPSSSSSSSSLSHRGQPTWMELAKRKSLAWSDKTMD, encoded by the exons ATGGATACCAACGCTGGGGAAGTGGAGGACTCAGGAGAAGAGCTTACAG GGAGGAAGAAGTCTCGGTTCAAGCTGCTGAAGAGTCGTCTGTTTGGCCGTCTGAAGAGGAAGGAGACTGAAGGACTGATGAAGCAGAGCCAGTCCGCCAGTGATGTCACTGCTGATGTCATAGCTCAGAGGGACGACGACTCAGAGGATGACTGTTT GGGCGGTCCAAATAAACTGGGGTCCAGAGCTCTGTCACATGACAGCATCTTCCTGGCTGACCAATCACAGAGCTCCTCTGAGCCGACGAGGGTTCTGTCTCAGGAGAATGTACACAGCAGGATACGAGAACTGCAG CTGAAACTGCAGCGGCAGAACATGTGTCTGGGCCCTCCCCCCTTGCTGATCCCTGGAAAGAGAATGGAAGATTCCGGAGCTACCTCTGAGGATGATGGTTTACCCCAGAGCCCTCCAGAGATCTTGTTCCATGACCGAACAGCACAGGGGCCTTCCTACAAG TTCCCTGACACTCACAGGCACCATAGCTCTCTGAGTTTAGCAGGGACAggaagtgaggaggaggagcag TGCCTCTCCCAGCcctcctcccgtcctctctcccCGAATCCTGCTTCCCCCTGTGATCCAGAGCCCTCCCCTGCAGTGGACTttaccagcccagcccagtacaCTCCTAGCCTGGACAGCTCTGCCGCCCGTCACCGCATGTCTGTTAAACCCAGGAACCAGAGGGCCAGCGCCAAGGGAAGGAAAGGTCCCCTG AGAGCAAGCAGACTTGGCTCAGAGAGCCTGAGTGACCTGGACCCAGACCAGCCCCTGtctgagagggaggaagagcagGATGGAACAGAGGAcgaggacagagaggaagaggaggagagggagcgacTGTTCTCTTCATCTCCAAAAGACTCTGAGGAGAAGCCCTGGCAGTCGGTACCCCCTGGTGGTCAGAAAGAGGTATTAAAGAGACAAGAGTCCTCCGAGACAGAGGGACGCGTCACCACCAACCCTCTCTACCTCCAGGCTATGACCTCTCCTCTACCAGAACCCATGACCAAGACCTCCATCCTGGAGACCCCGAGCCTGCCCACTCCCCCTTCAGCAGCAGTGGAGGAGCCACAGAAGCCCCCGGAACCTATCCGGGTCAAACGCCCAAGAACTCTCATCCAGGATAATTCAGACCGGGGAAGTCGGCCTGGGTCTACATCGGAAAAGACCCTCTCCAGGCCTCTCAGTCCTGTCTATGGATCAGATAATGTCACTTCCATCACAAATCAACTGCCCTCAAAAGAGAAGCCAGAGGAGAATATGACCCCAGCCACCTCTAACAAGGGAGACAGGTTGAGCAGAAACACACAGGGTGTGAGCCTAGCAGACACCAGCAGCTCTACACACCACTCTGCTCTACCTACCCCTGCCTCTCGCGTTAtaagacaaacacagagacctgCTTTTGAGAGAGAGTCTGTCAGAGAGACTACAGCAGTCCCACTGTCGGGCGTTAATGAAGAAACCTCCAAATTGGACCTGGTGCAGAGGACAACAGCGCCACCTACTGGCCATGAAGACACACTGCCTAGAGCAAACagtttctccacctcctccttgaGACAACGTTCCAAGAGCGCCACTGGCAGAGTCCAAACAGGGACAAGAAATGAGGAGATGAATGCAGAAGGAAAAGGAGGGGAGGGTTTGGTGGCCAAGAACCCTCATCAGGAGTCTGTCAGAAGGCAAGAGGTAAAACCAGAGCAAGTCACATTTAAAGGTCTGAAGGAAAACCAACCACAACCCTCACCTCAGGAGAGAAACGTACAAACAGAGGTAGAAGTAGTGGAGGAGACAGGactgaagggaggagagaaaagggaTGGGCAGAGTGAGGGAAACGAGGagaaggagcaggagcaggagaggaggagtgccTTCGGAGTGAAGCTGCGCACCACTTCTCAGTCTCTGAAGTATCGCTTGCAAAGGGACCAAGAATTCAGGGTTAAGTGTCCTATTGTCTCAACAACTGCAGAACCAGTCAAAGGCGAAATTGGCACAAGTTCAAAGGCCAGGGATGACTTGGCAAATAAGGCTTCGAGGAAGGGCCCGTCACAAGTGTCTGACTGCCTCCCCCCATACACCCCTGACAGAAACAGACTCAACGAGAACCAAG ACAAAGGCCCATCCTCCAGACCTGCTCTGGGGCTCCCAAGATGGGCTGAGACCCCTGGGTCTAATGGGTCAGCTGGATCGGAGCCTGTCTGGATGTCCATGGCCCGGGAAAAGACCAGGAGTCTCCAACAGCATCTCAGTCCAGAGACAGTGCCTGGGACAGGGGGGACAACAACGCCCCAGTACACCCCATCACCACtgccagctccaaccccagccccacaGCCGAGATTACAACCAACAGCTCAGCCATCAACACAACCTCCATCACAATCACAGCCAAGCACAAAAACAGCCTCGCAAAAACAAACATCACCCCCAGTGGTACAACCCCCATCTCAACCAATACCAAGCGGTAGACCAATCCTACGTGGAATGCATCTGACAGCTAAACTCAAAACATTGCCTTCAGATCAGCCTAACACACAAACAGCATCACAACCGACACCACAAGGAACAGCTCAACAGCTGACACAACCGTCCTCCCAACCTCACACGCCAACCAGACCAACTCTACGAGGAGCATCTGAGAGATCCTCCACGTCTCTGAAGAGAGCTGAGAAGATGCCTGTGGAGAAATGGACAGAAAGAGTGCTCCCGACTGGGACTATG GAGGAATCTAGCAATGGTCAAATTGAGATTCACATCGCAAATCCTGAGATaccttcttcttcatcatcatcatcctcattgtCACACCGGGGTCAGCCAACCTGGATGGAACTTGCCAAGAGGAAATCTCTGGCCTGGAGTGACAAGACTATGGACTAA
- the LOC139372465 gene encoding testis-specific gene 10 protein-like isoform X2 — protein sequence MLRGRCSCSPCRGHLQSHSPTRQSPVKGGSYDSELIRVLRERDEMQNMLDKYERHLSEIQANVKVLTADRDKTSMHYQQAQQEIASLRREVLKSKSSRAAKSSVTVSAQSILKRVEAERDEAKVDLHRMSTERDSLRERLKISQETAISERAHLEQRVEDLQTAILTLEHERGDQKSRLALMRESMMGLEEEVHTLGRKLTAAEDEHSRTRNECVMLRLSNSEIQNALSDSQRRLTSRIGELQNSQERNKLLDEKNDSLLRQMSGLREEVSSLQSTITDLDQRRDSLQEQLENKTDLLNSAHNQLDDKEKTIRNLRLSIEDLETSSESVREELAGRERELEALRRRLGDAEEELGALAKVKDSTLRENAQLQEELDMSRLNNQALVLNSEDSAQEVNELQRKVQDYVADISRIENLLSTKRQSTFSDWSWERECREHQDARRRASAQAESWEGQARQVEGSISELRLELMSSDMERRRLKEKVEALEASLQEALSAERSCSSQVSQLNRSLLHTEEQLRQTQGEHTATQTDLEKTRELCVKLDSSKEAVQCELELLRKQLSSERLSMKSLESMLVSTREKELHRQLSSQERHTEIQLLRDKLTAADSKASSQRREVATLSTRSAQLEADLDMTKRQLSTERFERERAVQELRRQGLSSSSSGLHPSSPHLRRSLSPSRPLWSTPDHLARERSPERSLGFKDLYD from the exons GGGGGCAGCTATGATTCTGAGCTGATCAGGGTCTTGAGAGAGCGGGACGAGATGCAGAACATGCTGGATAAGTATGAGCGCCACCTGTCAGAGATCCAGGCCAACGTGAAAGTTCTGACTGCCGACAGAGACAAGACCAGCATGCACTACCAGCAG GCCCAGCAGGAGATAGCGTCGCTGCGTCGCGAGGTACTGAAATCCAAGTCGTCGCGCGCAGCTAAGAGCAGTGTCACTGTGTCGGCTCAGAGCATCCTGAAGCGCGTGGAGGCGGAGAGAGACGAGGCCAAGGTCGACCTCCACCGTATGAGCACAGAGAGGGACAGTCTGAGGGAGAGACTCAAG atctctcaggagacaGCCATCAGTGAGAGGGCTCATCTGGAGCAGAGGGTGGAGGACCTGCAGACAGCCATTCTCACT CTGGAGCATGAGCGGGGGGACCAGAAGAGCCGTCTTGCCCTGATGAGGGAGTCCATGATGGGGCTGGAGGAGGAGGTCCACACCCTGGGCAGGAAGCTGACCGCTGCTGAGGACGAACACAGCAGGACCAGGAACGAGTGTGTCATGCTGAG actgtccaaCAGTGAGATACAGAACGCCCTGAGTGACAGCCAGCGCAGACTGACCTCCCGCATCGGAGAACTACAGAACTCCCAGGAGAGGAACAAACTGCTGGACGAGAAGAACG ACTCTCTACTGAGGCAGATGTCTGGTCTAAGAGAGGAGGTGAGCAGTCTACAGTCCACCATCACTGACCTGGACCAGAGGAGAGACTCCCTGCAGGAGCAGCTGGAGAACAAGACTGACCTCCTTAACTCAGCCCACAACCAGCTGGATGACAAA GAGAAGACCATCAGGAATCTCAGGTTGTCCATTGAGGATCTGGAGACATCATCAGA GAGTGTTCGTGAGGAGCTGGCAGGGcgggagagggagctggaggcttTGAGGAGGAGGCTGGGGGATGCGGAGGAGGAGCTGGGGGCTTTGGCCAAGGTGAAGGATTCCACCCTGAGGGAGAATGCTCAACTCCAAGAGGAACTGGACATGAGCCGcctcaacaaccag GCCCTGGTGCTGAATTCGGAGGACTCTGCCCAGGAGGTGAATGAGCTGCAGAGGAAGGTACAGGACTATGTGGCTGACATCTCCCGCATCGAGAACCTGCTGTCCACCAAG CGGCAATCAACGTTTTCAGACTGGAGTTGG gAGCGGGAGTGCAGGGAGCACCAGGATGCTCGGCGGCGTGCGTCGGCCCAGGCCGAGAGCTGGGAGGGGCAGGCGCGGCAGGTGGAGGGGAGCATCAGCGAGCTGAGGCTGGAGCtgatgtcctcagacatggagAGACGCAGACTCAAGGAGAAGGTGGAGGCTCTGGAGGCCAGTCTGCAGGAG GCGTTGTCTGCAGAGCGGAGCTGCAGCAGCCAGGTGTCTCAGCTCAACAGGAGTCTGCTGCACACTGAGGAGCAGTTGAGACAGACCCAGGGGGAACACACCGCCACTCAGACTGACCTGGAGAAGACCAGGGAGCTCTGTGTCAAACTGGACTCCAGCAAGGAGGCT GTGCAGTGTGAGCTGGAGCTGCTCAGGAAGCAGCTGTCCAGTGAGCGTCTGAGCATGAAGAGCCTGGAATCCATGCTGGTGTCCACCAGGGAGAAGGAGCTACACCGACAGCTCAGCTCCCAGGAGAGACACACCGAGATCCAGCTGCTCAGGGACAAACTCACCGCGGCCGACAGCAAGGC gagctCTCAGCGTAGAGAGGTGGCTACATTGAGTACTCGTTCGGCACAGCTAGAGGCTGACCTGGACATGACCAAAAGACAGCTATCTACTGAGCGGTTTGAGAG ggAGAGGGCAGTACAGGAGCTGCGTCGTCAGGGTCTGTCGTCATCGTCCTCTGGCCtgcatccctcctcccctcacctgcGTCGCTCCCTCAGCCCCAGCAGGCCCCTGTGGTCCACCCCAGACCACCTGGCCAGAGAGAGATCCCCAGAGAG gaGCCTGGGGTTCAAGGACCTCTACGACTGA
- the LOC139372467 gene encoding CRACD-like protein isoform X1, giving the protein MDTNAGEVEDSGEELTGRKKSRFKLLKSRLFGRLKRKETEGLMKQSQSASDVTADVIAQRDDDSEDDCLGGPNKLGSRALSHDSIFLADQSQSSSEPTRVLSQENVHSRIRELQLKLQRQNMCLGPPPLLIPGKRMEDSGATSEDDGLPQSPPEILFHDRTAQGPSYKFPDTHRHHSSLSLAGTGSEEEEQCLSQPSSRPLSPNPASPCDPEPSPAVDFTSPAQYTPSLDSSAARHRMSVKPRNQRASAKGRKGPLRASRLGSESLSDLDPDQPLSEREEEQDGTEDEDREEEEERERLFSSSPKDSEEKPWQSVPPGGQKEVLKRQESSETEGRVTTNPLYLQAMTSPLPEPMTKTSILETPSLPTPPSAAVEEPQKPPEPIRVKRPRTLIQDNSDRGSRPGSTSEKTLSRPLSPVYGSDNVTSITNQLPSKEKPEENMTPATSNKGDRLSRNTQGVSLADTSSSTHHSALPTPASRVIRQTQRPAFERESVRETTAVPLSGVNEETSKLDLVQRTTAPPTGHEDTLPRANSFSTSSLRQRSKSATGRVQTGTRNEEMNAEGKGGEGLVAKNPHQESVRRQEVKPEQVTFKGLKENQPQPSPQERNVQTEVEVVEETGLKGGEKRDGQSEGNEEKEQEQERRSAFGVKLRTTSQSLKYRLQRDQEFRVKCPIVSTTAEPVKGEIGTSSKARDDLANKASRKGPSQVSDCLPPYTPDRNRLNENQDDDDTDLVVDAFSDPDKGPSSRPALGLPRWAETPGSNGSAGSEPVWMSMAREKTRSLQQHLSPETVPGTGGTTTPQYTPSPLPAPTPAPQPRLQPTAQPSTQPPSQSQPSTKTASQKQTSPPVVQPPSQPIPSGRPILRGMHLTAKLKTLPSDQPNTQTASQPTPQGTAQQLTQPSSQPHTPTRPTLRGASERSSTSLKRAEKMPVEKWTERVLPTGTMEESSNGQIEIHIANPEIPSSSSSSSSLSHRGQPTWMELAKRKSLAWSDKTMD; this is encoded by the exons ATGGATACCAACGCTGGGGAAGTGGAGGACTCAGGAGAAGAGCTTACAG GGAGGAAGAAGTCTCGGTTCAAGCTGCTGAAGAGTCGTCTGTTTGGCCGTCTGAAGAGGAAGGAGACTGAAGGACTGATGAAGCAGAGCCAGTCCGCCAGTGATGTCACTGCTGATGTCATAGCTCAGAGGGACGACGACTCAGAGGATGACTGTTT GGGCGGTCCAAATAAACTGGGGTCCAGAGCTCTGTCACATGACAGCATCTTCCTGGCTGACCAATCACAGAGCTCCTCTGAGCCGACGAGGGTTCTGTCTCAGGAGAATGTACACAGCAGGATACGAGAACTGCAG CTGAAACTGCAGCGGCAGAACATGTGTCTGGGCCCTCCCCCCTTGCTGATCCCTGGAAAGAGAATGGAAGATTCCGGAGCTACCTCTGAGGATGATGGTTTACCCCAGAGCCCTCCAGAGATCTTGTTCCATGACCGAACAGCACAGGGGCCTTCCTACAAG TTCCCTGACACTCACAGGCACCATAGCTCTCTGAGTTTAGCAGGGACAggaagtgaggaggaggagcag TGCCTCTCCCAGCcctcctcccgtcctctctcccCGAATCCTGCTTCCCCCTGTGATCCAGAGCCCTCCCCTGCAGTGGACTttaccagcccagcccagtacaCTCCTAGCCTGGACAGCTCTGCCGCCCGTCACCGCATGTCTGTTAAACCCAGGAACCAGAGGGCCAGCGCCAAGGGAAGGAAAGGTCCCCTG AGAGCAAGCAGACTTGGCTCAGAGAGCCTGAGTGACCTGGACCCAGACCAGCCCCTGtctgagagggaggaagagcagGATGGAACAGAGGAcgaggacagagaggaagaggaggagagggagcgacTGTTCTCTTCATCTCCAAAAGACTCTGAGGAGAAGCCCTGGCAGTCGGTACCCCCTGGTGGTCAGAAAGAGGTATTAAAGAGACAAGAGTCCTCCGAGACAGAGGGACGCGTCACCACCAACCCTCTCTACCTCCAGGCTATGACCTCTCCTCTACCAGAACCCATGACCAAGACCTCCATCCTGGAGACCCCGAGCCTGCCCACTCCCCCTTCAGCAGCAGTGGAGGAGCCACAGAAGCCCCCGGAACCTATCCGGGTCAAACGCCCAAGAACTCTCATCCAGGATAATTCAGACCGGGGAAGTCGGCCTGGGTCTACATCGGAAAAGACCCTCTCCAGGCCTCTCAGTCCTGTCTATGGATCAGATAATGTCACTTCCATCACAAATCAACTGCCCTCAAAAGAGAAGCCAGAGGAGAATATGACCCCAGCCACCTCTAACAAGGGAGACAGGTTGAGCAGAAACACACAGGGTGTGAGCCTAGCAGACACCAGCAGCTCTACACACCACTCTGCTCTACCTACCCCTGCCTCTCGCGTTAtaagacaaacacagagacctgCTTTTGAGAGAGAGTCTGTCAGAGAGACTACAGCAGTCCCACTGTCGGGCGTTAATGAAGAAACCTCCAAATTGGACCTGGTGCAGAGGACAACAGCGCCACCTACTGGCCATGAAGACACACTGCCTAGAGCAAACagtttctccacctcctccttgaGACAACGTTCCAAGAGCGCCACTGGCAGAGTCCAAACAGGGACAAGAAATGAGGAGATGAATGCAGAAGGAAAAGGAGGGGAGGGTTTGGTGGCCAAGAACCCTCATCAGGAGTCTGTCAGAAGGCAAGAGGTAAAACCAGAGCAAGTCACATTTAAAGGTCTGAAGGAAAACCAACCACAACCCTCACCTCAGGAGAGAAACGTACAAACAGAGGTAGAAGTAGTGGAGGAGACAGGactgaagggaggagagaaaagggaTGGGCAGAGTGAGGGAAACGAGGagaaggagcaggagcaggagaggaggagtgccTTCGGAGTGAAGCTGCGCACCACTTCTCAGTCTCTGAAGTATCGCTTGCAAAGGGACCAAGAATTCAGGGTTAAGTGTCCTATTGTCTCAACAACTGCAGAACCAGTCAAAGGCGAAATTGGCACAAGTTCAAAGGCCAGGGATGACTTGGCAAATAAGGCTTCGAGGAAGGGCCCGTCACAAGTGTCTGACTGCCTCCCCCCATACACCCCTGACAGAAACAGACTCAACGAGAACCAAG ATGATGATGAtactgacctggtagtagatGCCTTTTCAGACCCAg ACAAAGGCCCATCCTCCAGACCTGCTCTGGGGCTCCCAAGATGGGCTGAGACCCCTGGGTCTAATGGGTCAGCTGGATCGGAGCCTGTCTGGATGTCCATGGCCCGGGAAAAGACCAGGAGTCTCCAACAGCATCTCAGTCCAGAGACAGTGCCTGGGACAGGGGGGACAACAACGCCCCAGTACACCCCATCACCACtgccagctccaaccccagccccacaGCCGAGATTACAACCAACAGCTCAGCCATCAACACAACCTCCATCACAATCACAGCCAAGCACAAAAACAGCCTCGCAAAAACAAACATCACCCCCAGTGGTACAACCCCCATCTCAACCAATACCAAGCGGTAGACCAATCCTACGTGGAATGCATCTGACAGCTAAACTCAAAACATTGCCTTCAGATCAGCCTAACACACAAACAGCATCACAACCGACACCACAAGGAACAGCTCAACAGCTGACACAACCGTCCTCCCAACCTCACACGCCAACCAGACCAACTCTACGAGGAGCATCTGAGAGATCCTCCACGTCTCTGAAGAGAGCTGAGAAGATGCCTGTGGAGAAATGGACAGAAAGAGTGCTCCCGACTGGGACTATG GAGGAATCTAGCAATGGTCAAATTGAGATTCACATCGCAAATCCTGAGATaccttcttcttcatcatcatcatcctcattgtCACACCGGGGTCAGCCAACCTGGATGGAACTTGCCAAGAGGAAATCTCTGGCCTGGAGTGACAAGACTATGGACTAA